In Deltaproteobacteria bacterium, the following are encoded in one genomic region:
- a CDS encoding ribonucleoside triphosphate reductase, translating into MFDQIKKRDGRIQEFDSANITAAIAKAGGATGEFKTREARKLTLKVLTLAHELKLGPVPEVEEIQDIVERVLLDSPFHRTAKAYILYREQHAQIRKIATKANVDLVDHYIQKLDWKIKENSNMCYSLQGLNNYISSDVTSEYWLNSIYPPKIRRAHKGGDIHIHDLSLLSVYCVGWDLKDLLRMGFKGVEGKVESAPPKHLRSALGQIVNFFYTLQGEAAGAQALSNFDTLLAPFVRYDDLSYEDVKQALQEFVFNINIPTRVGFQTPFTNITMDLFVPSTLKDHPVIAGGVERPETYAEFQQEMDVINQAFAEVMMNGDAKGRVFTFPIPTYNITADFDWDNPNLDAVWKMTGKYGIPYFSNFVNSDMSPEDARSMCCRLRLDNRELLKRGGGLFGANPLTGSIGVVTINLPRIGYTAQNEEEFFHCLKDRIMLSIESLAIKRKVLERFTEKNLYPYSKFYLREIREGSGRYWKNHFSTIGIIGMNEACLNFMNADIASKQGRGFALTVMDFIRDLISEVQEETGDIFNLEATPAEGTSYRLAMMDKRLYPDIICANQADFKTGAAPYYTNSTQLPVNYTDDIFETLMLQDELQTKYTGGTVLHVFLGEQVEDIRVTKGLIRKIAGNFRLPYFTLSPTFSVCPSHGYLNGRQDTCSRCNQETEIYSRVVGYLRPVKQWNNGKQAEFGLRKTFRVDPAPGGSEPALPAVKATPAA; encoded by the coding sequence GTGTTCGATCAGATTAAAAAGCGTGACGGCAGAATTCAGGAATTCGATTCCGCCAACATCACGGCGGCCATTGCCAAAGCCGGTGGGGCCACCGGTGAATTCAAAACCCGCGAAGCCAGGAAACTGACCTTGAAAGTGCTCACCCTGGCGCACGAGCTGAAACTGGGCCCGGTTCCCGAAGTCGAAGAAATCCAGGACATCGTCGAGCGGGTCCTTCTGGACTCTCCTTTTCACCGCACGGCCAAAGCGTATATCCTCTACCGCGAGCAGCATGCCCAGATCCGCAAGATCGCCACCAAAGCCAACGTCGACCTGGTGGATCACTACATCCAGAAGCTGGACTGGAAAATCAAGGAAAACAGCAACATGTGCTACAGCCTGCAGGGCCTGAACAACTACATCAGTTCGGATGTTACCTCCGAGTATTGGCTGAACAGCATCTATCCCCCGAAAATCAGAAGGGCCCACAAGGGAGGAGACATCCACATTCACGACCTGAGCCTGCTGTCCGTCTATTGCGTGGGGTGGGATTTGAAGGACCTTTTGCGAATGGGGTTCAAGGGAGTGGAAGGCAAGGTCGAGAGCGCGCCCCCCAAACACCTGCGTTCCGCCCTGGGCCAAATCGTCAACTTTTTCTACACCCTCCAGGGCGAGGCGGCCGGCGCTCAGGCGCTGTCCAACTTCGATACCCTGCTGGCCCCTTTCGTCCGCTATGACGATCTGTCGTATGAAGACGTCAAACAGGCCCTTCAGGAATTCGTTTTCAACATCAATATCCCGACCCGTGTCGGCTTCCAGACGCCTTTCACCAATATTACCATGGATCTTTTCGTCCCCTCCACGCTCAAGGACCACCCGGTCATTGCCGGCGGCGTAGAACGCCCGGAGACCTATGCGGAATTCCAGCAGGAGATGGACGTCATCAACCAGGCCTTCGCCGAAGTGATGATGAACGGGGATGCCAAGGGGCGCGTGTTCACCTTCCCCATCCCGACCTACAACATCACCGCCGATTTCGACTGGGACAACCCCAATCTCGACGCTGTTTGGAAAATGACCGGCAAGTACGGCATCCCCTACTTCTCGAACTTCGTCAACTCCGACATGTCCCCCGAGGATGCGCGCTCCATGTGCTGCAGGCTGCGGCTGGACAATCGCGAATTGCTCAAACGCGGTGGCGGGCTTTTCGGCGCCAACCCGCTTACCGGTTCCATCGGCGTGGTCACCATCAACCTTCCCCGCATCGGCTATACGGCTCAGAACGAAGAGGAATTCTTTCATTGCCTTAAAGACAGGATCATGCTGTCCATCGAGAGTCTGGCCATCAAAAGGAAGGTCCTGGAGCGGTTCACCGAAAAAAACCTGTATCCCTACTCGAAATTCTACCTGCGTGAAATCAGGGAGGGGTCCGGCCGCTATTGGAAGAATCATTTTTCGACGATCGGCATCATCGGTATGAACGAGGCTTGCCTCAATTTTATGAATGCAGACATCGCCAGCAAACAGGGCCGGGGGTTCGCCCTGACGGTCATGGACTTCATCCGCGACCTTATTTCCGAGGTGCAGGAGGAGACCGGCGACATTTTCAACCTCGAAGCGACACCGGCCGAAGGAACGTCCTACAGGCTGGCCATGATGGACAAACGGCTTTATCCGGACATCATCTGCGCCAACCAGGCGGATTTTAAAACGGGCGCCGCGCCTTACTACACCAATTCCACCCAGCTCCCGGTGAATTACACGGACGATATTTTCGAAACCCTCATGCTGCAGGATGAATTGCAGACCAAGTACACCGGCGGCACCGTGCTGCACGTCTTTCTCGGTGAACAGGTGGAGGACATCCGGGTGACCAAGGGACTCATCCGCAAAATCGCAGGCAACTTCCGGCTGCCCTATTTTACCCTGTCTCCCACCTTCAGCGTCTGCCCCTCGCACGGCTATCTGAACGGCCGACAGGACACGTGCAGCCGCTGCAACCAGGAAACGGAAATCTACTCCCGGGTGGTGGGGTACCTCCGTCCCGTCAAACAGTGGAACAACGGAAAACAGGCTGAATTCGGCCTGCGCAAAACCTTCAGGGTCGACCCTGCCCCTGGCGGAAGTGAGCCGGCCTTGCCGGCGGTCAAAGCAACGCCGGCGGCTTAG
- a CDS encoding anaerobic ribonucleoside-triphosphate reductase activating protein — MIFGAIRKFSTIDYPGKLACVLGTKGCNMHCHWCHNYSLLSHEFSSECQIISENDVFDFLRDRSGFIEGVVISGGEPTLHKDLPAFCGRVKAMAFDVKLDTNGTHPEMVAQLVRERLVDYVAMDIKTDFKQYPSLTKKEFKPEKIRQSIDLLLQGSIPYEFRTTCVKPFVNTTNIEHIGELIRGAAQLFLQKFDHTHVQENSNYAANPAAGFDDAEMEELRCRVEPYVAACSIR, encoded by the coding sequence ATGATTTTCGGCGCCATCAGAAAATTCAGCACCATCGACTACCCGGGAAAACTGGCGTGCGTGCTGGGGACCAAGGGCTGCAACATGCACTGTCACTGGTGCCACAACTACAGCCTGTTATCTCACGAATTTTCATCCGAATGCCAAATCATCTCCGAAAACGACGTCTTCGACTTTTTGCGGGACCGGTCGGGATTCATCGAAGGGGTGGTGATTTCAGGCGGTGAACCGACCCTGCACAAAGACCTGCCCGCTTTCTGCGGCAGGGTAAAAGCGATGGCATTCGACGTCAAACTGGACACCAACGGCACCCATCCGGAAATGGTCGCACAACTCGTCCGGGAACGACTCGTCGACTACGTGGCCATGGACATCAAAACCGATTTCAAACAATATCCCTCCCTGACCAAAAAGGAATTTAAGCCGGAAAAAATCAGGCAGAGCATCGACCTTTTGCTGCAGGGGTCGATACCCTACGAATTCAGAACCACCTGTGTAAAGCCCTTTGTCAACACGACCAATATCGAACACATCGGTGAGCTGATCCGGGGGGCCGCGCAATTATTCCTTCAGAAATTCGACCACACCCATGTTCAGGAGAACAGCAATTACGCGGCGAACCCTGCCGCCGGCTTCGATGATGCCGAAATGGAGGAGCTGCGCTGCAGGGTGGAGCCCTACGTTGCCGCGTGCAGCATCCGTTAG
- a CDS encoding propionyl-CoA synthetase codes for MCSYEDTSTTPYTASVKRHTTVHRKEKIMANPYDEAFEQSIHNPDEFWGKAAEDCHWYKKWDKVLDDSNPPFYRWFTGGEINTCYNALDLHVEEGRGDQYALIYDSPVTDTIKKYTYSQLRDEVATFAGVLAAQGVGKGDRVLIYMPMVPEAAIAMLAAARIGAVHSVVFGGFAANELATRINDAKPKAIVSASCGIEVARVIPYKPLLDEAIELSAPANRPDKCIIFQRPMQKAPLIDGRDVDWDDAMAAASPHDCVPLAATDPLYILYTSGTTGQPKGVVRDNGGHVVALKWTMKNIYNVDAGDVYWAASDVGWVVGHSYIVYGPLFKGCTTILFEGKPVGTPDAGVFWRVISEHNVKTMFTAPTAFRAIKREDPKAELMKKYDLSNFEALFLAGERLDPDTLHWAEKSLGIPVIDHWWQTETGWAICANAIGIHQFPVKEGSPTKPAPGWNVTVVDPDNKPVKAGEIGALVVKLPLPPGSLPTLWNNDERYIESYLEEFPGYYKTADAGFIDDNGYVFVMSRTDDIINVAGHRLSTGAMEEVLADHPDVAECAVLGVEDQLKGQVPVGFLVLNAGVDRDEADIVKEVIQSVRERIGPVASFKTATVVKRLPKTRSGKILRGTIQKIADNKEYKVPATIDDPTILGEMADALTGIGYGKARK; via the coding sequence ATTTGCAGCTATGAGGATACGTCAACGACCCCTTACACCGCCTCCGTTAAGCGGCACACAACGGTTCACAGAAAGGAGAAGATCATGGCCAATCCCTATGACGAAGCGTTCGAACAGTCCATCCACAATCCTGATGAATTCTGGGGCAAAGCGGCAGAAGACTGCCACTGGTACAAAAAATGGGACAAGGTGCTCGACGATTCGAACCCCCCTTTCTACCGGTGGTTCACCGGCGGGGAAATCAACACCTGCTACAACGCGCTGGATCTTCACGTCGAAGAGGGCCGTGGGGATCAGTATGCACTTATTTACGACAGTCCGGTAACCGACACGATCAAAAAGTACACCTATTCGCAACTGAGAGATGAAGTCGCCACCTTTGCCGGCGTACTTGCCGCCCAGGGCGTCGGCAAAGGCGACCGCGTCCTGATATACATGCCCATGGTTCCCGAGGCGGCCATCGCCATGCTCGCGGCGGCGCGCATCGGAGCGGTGCACAGCGTGGTTTTCGGCGGATTCGCCGCCAATGAGTTGGCGACGCGCATCAACGACGCCAAACCCAAGGCCATTGTCTCGGCGTCCTGCGGCATAGAGGTTGCCAGGGTGATTCCCTACAAACCCCTGCTGGACGAAGCGATAGAGCTGTCGGCGCCCGCAAATCGGCCCGATAAATGCATCATCTTTCAGCGCCCCATGCAAAAAGCCCCTTTGATCGACGGCAGGGATGTCGACTGGGACGACGCGATGGCCGCAGCCAGCCCCCATGACTGCGTCCCCCTGGCGGCGACCGATCCCCTGTACATCCTCTACACCTCCGGCACGACAGGCCAGCCCAAGGGCGTCGTCAGGGATAACGGCGGCCACGTCGTGGCGCTGAAATGGACCATGAAAAACATCTACAACGTGGATGCCGGGGATGTGTACTGGGCGGCATCCGATGTGGGCTGGGTCGTCGGTCACTCCTATATCGTATACGGGCCGCTGTTCAAGGGTTGCACCACGATTCTTTTCGAAGGTAAACCCGTCGGCACGCCCGATGCGGGCGTTTTCTGGCGCGTCATCTCCGAGCACAATGTCAAAACCATGTTTACCGCCCCGACAGCCTTCCGGGCCATAAAAAGGGAAGACCCCAAAGCCGAACTGATGAAAAAGTACGACCTCTCCAACTTCGAAGCCCTTTTCCTGGCCGGTGAACGCCTGGATCCCGACACCCTACACTGGGCCGAGAAGAGTCTGGGCATACCGGTGATCGACCACTGGTGGCAGACGGAAACGGGTTGGGCCATCTGTGCCAATGCCATCGGCATCCATCAGTTTCCGGTCAAGGAGGGATCCCCCACCAAACCGGCGCCAGGCTGGAACGTCACGGTGGTCGACCCGGACAATAAACCGGTAAAAGCGGGCGAAATCGGCGCTTTGGTCGTCAAGCTCCCGCTGCCTCCGGGAAGTCTGCCCACCCTTTGGAACAACGATGAACGCTACATCGAATCCTACCTCGAGGAATTTCCCGGGTACTATAAAACCGCCGACGCCGGGTTTATCGATGATAACGGCTATGTCTTCGTCATGTCCAGAACGGATGACATCATCAACGTCGCCGGCCACCGTCTGTCGACCGGCGCCATGGAAGAGGTCCTGGCGGACCACCCGGACGTGGCCGAGTGCGCGGTTCTCGGTGTCGAAGACCAACTCAAAGGGCAGGTGCCGGTCGGCTTTCTGGTCCTGAATGCAGGTGTCGATCGTGATGAAGCGGACATCGTCAAGGAAGTGATTCAGTCGGTGCGCGAAAGGATCGGGCCGGTGGCGTCCTTTAAAACAGCCACCGTGGTAAAAAGGCTCCCCAAAACAAGGTCCGGCAAAATATTGCGCGGGACGATTCAGAAGATCGCCGACAACAAGGAATACAAGGTCCCGGCCACCATCGACGACCCGACCATTCTCGGGGAAATGGCAGACGCCCTCACGGGCATCGGCTACGGCAAGGCCCGCAAATAA
- a CDS encoding response regulator → MVKKIMIIDDDPAIVKYLKAVFSDNGYATCSASDTREGLEKVRSEMPDLITLDLQMPGEWGPRFYRRLRQDKTLRDIPVIVISGIDGDHAVKGAVAFVSKPFDPEKIIGIVKNTIG, encoded by the coding sequence ATGGTAAAAAAAATAATGATCATCGATGACGACCCGGCCATAGTGAAATACCTGAAGGCCGTTTTCAGCGACAACGGCTATGCCACCTGTTCTGCTTCCGACACCAGGGAGGGATTGGAGAAGGTGCGCAGCGAGATGCCAGACCTCATAACCCTCGACTTGCAAATGCCGGGCGAATGGGGACCGAGATTCTACCGCAGGCTGAGGCAGGACAAGACCCTGCGGGATATTCCGGTAATCGTCATCAGCGGCATCGACGGGGACCACGCCGTCAAGGGAGCCGTGGCCTTTGTGAGCAAACCCTTCGACCCGGAAAAGATCATCGGCATCGTCAAGAATACCATCGGCTAA
- a CDS encoding cytochrome c family protein, which yields MNKRVVYMFGAFVITILVFVTAYSQEEMVVVDNRVFPKPERPPAVFVHEAHNETAEIDACNTCHHVYEDGVKLEDESSEGELCSDCHGLEASDGMPGLMKAFHLNCKGCHMELKKGPITCGECHRK from the coding sequence ATGAATAAGCGTGTCGTTTACATGTTCGGCGCTTTCGTGATTACCATACTGGTTTTCGTTACCGCCTACTCGCAGGAAGAGATGGTGGTAGTGGACAACCGTGTCTTTCCGAAGCCGGAAAGGCCGCCGGCGGTTTTCGTCCATGAGGCGCATAATGAAACCGCCGAAATCGATGCGTGCAACACGTGTCACCATGTCTACGAGGATGGCGTAAAGCTTGAAGATGAATCTTCGGAAGGCGAGCTGTGTTCCGACTGCCATGGCTTGGAAGCAAGCGACGGCATGCCGGGGCTGATGAAGGCGTTTCACCTTAACTGCAAGGGGTGCCACATGGAATTGAAAAAGGGGCCGATCACATGTGGAGAGTGCCACCGGAAATAG
- a CDS encoding (Fe-S)-binding protein has translation MSAPVKKERAPTIDEGIEAGISNLSAQKIESVINEVIKGETGARLKAYVDTCIHCGLCSDACHYYLSHDKDPHFSPVGKVKQTLWEMLKQKGRVGPDVIRRAALIAHAQCNLCKRCAQFCPFGIDIAYLMLVVRRIIHKLGVTPLYIQDTAHSHSVTMNQMWVKGDEWPDTLQWQEEEAQAEIPTLRIPLEKEGADIMYSVIAPEPKFQAQLIYQMAVIMDVAGVNWTMPATVGWDNSDMAMFTGDNEIMGRLKRTHFETAQRLRVKRIVMGECGHAFRSVYDMGNRWLGWKMPPIPIVHAIEFYHELLTQGKLTIAKKYADPVTLHDPCNVVRGGGLGEKSREVVRAMCETLIEMHPNREHNYCCSAGGGVINCGPPFKMTRIEGNRVKAEQLFAAKARGAKTLLTPCHNCHSGLHDLVEFHNIGLEVKFFSDILYEAIEKPGAE, from the coding sequence ATGTCCGCACCCGTGAAAAAGGAACGCGCCCCGACGATTGATGAAGGCATCGAGGCTGGCATTTCGAACCTGAGCGCCCAGAAAATCGAATCCGTTATCAACGAGGTGATCAAGGGGGAGACCGGCGCCCGCCTGAAAGCGTATGTCGACACGTGCATTCACTGCGGTTTGTGCTCCGATGCCTGCCATTACTACCTTTCCCATGATAAAGACCCTCACTTCAGCCCGGTGGGCAAGGTCAAGCAGACCCTGTGGGAGATGCTCAAACAAAAGGGCAGGGTCGGACCCGATGTGATTAGAAGGGCCGCACTGATCGCCCATGCCCAGTGCAACCTCTGCAAACGCTGTGCCCAATTTTGTCCCTTCGGCATCGATATCGCCTATCTCATGCTGGTGGTGAGACGGATCATTCACAAACTCGGTGTGACACCGCTCTACATCCAGGACACGGCCCACAGCCATTCCGTGACCATGAACCAGATGTGGGTCAAGGGCGACGAGTGGCCGGACACGCTGCAGTGGCAGGAGGAGGAGGCCCAGGCGGAGATTCCCACCCTGCGCATTCCCCTGGAAAAAGAGGGGGCGGACATCATGTATTCCGTCATCGCCCCGGAACCTAAATTTCAGGCCCAGCTGATTTACCAGATGGCCGTGATCATGGATGTCGCCGGGGTGAACTGGACCATGCCGGCGACCGTTGGCTGGGACAACAGCGACATGGCCATGTTCACCGGCGACAACGAAATCATGGGCCGGCTGAAGCGAACCCATTTCGAGACGGCCCAGAGGCTGCGGGTCAAAAGGATCGTCATGGGCGAGTGCGGGCATGCTTTTCGCTCCGTTTACGACATGGGCAACCGCTGGCTGGGCTGGAAGATGCCGCCGATTCCCATCGTGCACGCCATCGAATTCTATCACGAGCTGTTGACCCAGGGCAAGCTCACCATCGCCAAGAAGTATGCAGACCCGGTCACGCTGCACGATCCCTGCAATGTCGTCCGGGGAGGCGGATTGGGGGAGAAATCCCGTGAAGTGGTGCGCGCCATGTGTGAAACGCTGATAGAGATGCACCCCAACCGGGAGCATAACTACTGCTGCTCCGCCGGGGGAGGCGTCATCAACTGCGGCCCCCCTTTCAAAATGACGCGCATCGAGGGAAACCGCGTCAAGGCGGAACAGCTGTTCGCGGCCAAGGCCAGGGGCGCAAAAACCCTGCTGACGCCTTGCCACAACTGCCACAGCGGCCTGCACGACCTGGTGGAGTTTCATAACATCGGCCTGGAAGTAAAATTTTTCAGTGACATCCTATATGAAGCCATCGAGAAGCCCGGGGCCGAATGA
- a CDS encoding nitrate reductase translates to MHDVYGFVTGPLAWLSFLVFIGGCLFRLGRMFQLIGGKERFIFTYMSWKYSFRSILHWMTPFATTNWRRHPVLTIVIFVFHICLLAVPLFLMAHIILWDEAWGVSWWAFPDALADAMTLVVLLSCLFFLVRRIRQPEVRFVTSASDYIILAIVAMPFLTGFFAYHQWIDYRVLLIIHILSGEVMLAAIPLTRLSHMIFSLFTRAYMGSEFGGIRGAKDW, encoded by the coding sequence ATGCACGATGTATACGGTTTTGTCACCGGACCCCTGGCCTGGCTGTCATTCCTGGTGTTCATTGGGGGATGCCTGTTCAGGCTGGGGAGGATGTTTCAGCTGATCGGCGGAAAAGAGCGGTTCATCTTTACCTATATGAGCTGGAAGTACAGTTTTCGATCCATTCTGCATTGGATGACGCCCTTTGCCACCACCAACTGGAGACGGCACCCGGTGCTGACGATCGTGATATTTGTCTTTCATATCTGCCTGCTGGCGGTGCCGCTGTTTTTAATGGCCCACATTATCCTGTGGGATGAAGCCTGGGGCGTGAGCTGGTGGGCTTTTCCCGACGCGCTGGCGGATGCCATGACGCTGGTGGTGCTTTTATCCTGCCTGTTTTTTCTGGTCCGGCGCATACGCCAACCGGAAGTCAGGTTCGTTACATCGGCTTCAGACTATATTATCCTGGCCATCGTGGCCATGCCCTTTCTGACCGGCTTTTTCGCCTACCATCAGTGGATTGACTACAGGGTTTTGCTCATCATTCACATCCTGTCAGGCGAAGTCATGCTGGCGGCCATCCCCTTGACCCGCTTGAGCCACATGATTTTTTCGCTGTTTACGAGAGCCTACATGGGCAGCGAGTTCGGCGGTATCAGGGGGGCAAAGGACTGGTGA